The Deltaproteobacteria bacterium genome includes a region encoding these proteins:
- a CDS encoding DUF2318 domain-containing protein → MASFMALVLAPLDSSQAFSLFGKFKKVEPVDGQVRLALKDFDDGQARFYTYTHGKSRIRFFVLKSSDGIVRAAFDACDVCYRAGKGYRQDGGVMVCVNCGMRFDSRRINVVSGGCNPAPLERTVQGDHLVIEISDIEAGARFFPEGV, encoded by the coding sequence ATGGCTTCGTTCATGGCCCTTGTTCTGGCTCCCCTGGATTCGTCCCAGGCTTTCAGTCTGTTCGGAAAATTTAAGAAGGTGGAGCCGGTGGACGGCCAGGTTAGGCTGGCCTTGAAGGATTTCGACGACGGTCAGGCCCGATTCTATACCTACACCCACGGCAAGAGCAGGATCAGGTTCTTTGTCCTCAAGAGTTCCGATGGCATCGTTCGGGCGGCCTTTGACGCCTGCGACGTCTGTTACCGGGCCGGCAAGGGCTATCGCCAGGACGGCGGAGTCATGGTCTGCGTCAATTGCGGGATGCGCTTCGATTCCCGTCGCATCAACGTGGTCAGCGGGGGCTGCAACCCCGCGCCCCTGGAGCGTACAGTCCAGGGCGACCATCTGGTCATCGAAATTTCCGACATCGAGGCCGGGGCCCGATTTTTTCCGGAGGGCGTATGA